From Corvus cornix cornix isolate S_Up_H32 chromosome 1A, ASM73873v5, whole genome shotgun sequence, a single genomic window includes:
- the MB gene encoding myoglobin, translating to MGLSDQEWQQVLTIWGKVESDLAGHGHEVLMRLFKDHPETLDRFEKFKGLKTPDAMKGSEDLKKHGTTVLTQLGKILKAKGNHEAELKPLAQTHATKHKIPVKYLEFISEVIIKVIAEKHAADFGADSQAAMKKALELFRNDMASKYKEFGFQG from the exons ATGGGGCTCAGTGACCAGGAATGGCAGCAAGTCCTGACCATCTGGGGAAAGGTGGAGTCTGACCTTGCTGGCCATGGCCATGAAGTTTTAATGAG ACTCTTTAAGGACCATCCTGAAACCCTCGATCGCTTTGAAAAGTTCAAAGGCCTGAAGACTCCTGATGCGATGAAGGGCTCTGAAGATCTGAAGAAACATGGAACTACTGTTCTTACCCAACTGGGAAAAATCCTGAAGGCAAAGGGTAATCATGAGGCAGAGTTGAAGCCCCTGGCTCAGACCCATGCAACCAAGCACAAAATCCCTGTCAAATATCTGGAG TTCATTTCTGAAGTCATTATCAAGGTCATTGCTGAAAAGCACGCTGCAGACTTTGGGGCTGATTCCCAGGCTGCAATGAAGAAAGCTCTGGAGCTGTTCCGAAATGACATGGCCAGCAAGTACAAGGAGTTCGGTTTCCAGGGTTAG